A region of Paralichthys olivaceus isolate ysfri-2021 chromosome 24, ASM2471397v2, whole genome shotgun sequence DNA encodes the following proteins:
- the LOC138407033 gene encoding golgin subfamily A member 6-like protein 25, producing MDILACETMQSEIKALKEKLKLNDELLIREQEKMTARSKAHIGVLAELAVQSNKVKALEEKLKQNDELLIREKEKMTAHSKAHNGKLAVQSNKVKALEEDNVALKEKVALLKRDLSRLELVVTEMEERQAHSQKIDSMDKETQTSDLLQDENNALQEELMKLRASYHEVCLNQTTNQEKFNTELQEKKVLQEELMKLKASYNVVCHYHEAEVSSRELNGENKDDVTEEKSLYSVLPEKPKKTSLWKRIRHALGLRKPQCWK from the exons atggacatcctg gcatgtgaaacaatgcagtctgagattaaggctctgaaagagaagctcaaactgaatgatgagcttctgataagggagcaggagaaaatgacagctcgctctaaagcccacattggtgtcctggctgaactagctgtacagagcaacaaggtgaaggctctggaagagaagctcaaacagaacgatgagcttctgattagggagaaggagaaaatgacagctcactctaaagcccacaatggcaaactggcagtacaaagcaacaaggtgaaggctctggaagaggacaatgtggctctgaaggagaaggtggcccttttgaaaagggatttgagcaggcttgagcttgtggtgacagagatggaggaaaggcaagctcacagccaaaagattgactccatggacaaggagactcaaaccagcgatctgcttcaggatgagaataatgctcttcaagaagagctgatgaagctcagagcttcttatcatgaggtctgtctgaatcagactaccaaccaggagaagttcaacactgagctccaggagaagaaggttctccaagaagagctgatgaagctcaaagcttcttacaatgtggtctgccactatcatgaagctgaagtttccagtcgggagctcaatggagagaataaggatgatgtcactgaggagaagtctctctacagtgttctccctgagaaaccaaagaagacttcactctggaagagaatccgccacgctctggggttgagaaaaccacagtgttggaagtag